A part of Laspinema palackyanum D2c genomic DNA contains:
- a CDS encoding helix-turn-helix domain-containing protein, whose amino-acid sequence MKKHKPKAILKPQQDPSAKLAEMGAYLRQVRESQSMTLEEVAAKTMIRMSLLRSIEEGQLSNLPEPIYVQGFLLRFAEALGLNGVEFAKTFPIISTWRKQKIAQWFYLPIPRLRPIHLYLIYILLIIGAVKGLAGFVETTAMQESNGEQTETAQTVASSETTTPEKSTPPTTASQTLGASQSNSNAPVRVGLILQDSSWVQITADDKIEFEGTLQQGTERTWEAKQQLVILAGNAGGVLMAVNDEQAKLMGKPGVAEEVIVRAEP is encoded by the coding sequence ATGAAGAAGCATAAACCTAAAGCTATCCTGAAACCACAGCAGGATCCATCGGCCAAACTGGCCGAAATGGGTGCTTACTTACGGCAAGTGCGGGAGTCTCAGTCCATGACCCTTGAAGAAGTCGCGGCCAAAACGATGATTAGAATGAGTCTGCTGCGATCAATTGAAGAAGGGCAACTTTCTAACCTCCCCGAACCGATTTATGTTCAGGGTTTTCTCTTGCGGTTTGCTGAGGCGCTGGGTTTAAATGGCGTTGAGTTTGCTAAAACCTTTCCCATCATTTCCACCTGGCGCAAGCAGAAAATTGCTCAGTGGTTTTATTTACCCATCCCTAGACTGCGACCGATTCATCTGTACCTGATTTATATCCTGCTGATTATTGGTGCAGTCAAAGGGTTAGCGGGATTTGTCGAAACCACGGCGATGCAGGAATCCAATGGAGAACAAACGGAAACTGCTCAGACTGTAGCCAGTTCTGAGACAACCACGCCTGAAAAATCCACCCCCCCAACAACCGCCTCTCAAACCCTGGGGGCCAGTCAGTCCAATTCTAATGCCCCGGTTAGGGTTGGATTGATTCTTCAGGACAGTTCCTGGGTGCAAATTACCGCCGATGACAAAATCGAATTTGAAGGCACGTTACAACAAGGAACGGAACGCACTTGGGAAGCGAAACAACAACTGGTTATCCTAGCGGGCAATGCCGGTGGGGTTCTCATGGCAGTTAATGATGAACAAGCCAAACTCATGGGTAAACCCGGGGTTGCTGAAGAGGTGATTGTTCGCGCCGAACCCTAG
- a CDS encoding pseudouridine synthase: MDARLQKILSEWGIASRRQAEKMIQEGRVQLNGEIARLGQKADPERDRIQVDGIPVNPGDRPSPLYLLLNKPTGVVSTCADPQGRTTVLDLLPADLRQQNGIHPVGRLDFDSTGALLLTNDGELTFQLTHPRHSIPKTYQVTVAGEPQESTLEAWRRGVILDGKKTRPAEVRILDRLGPSQTLLEVILWEGRNRQIRRVAELLGYPVIHLHRTAIGSIHLNPPGEAPLPQGYYRPLNPSEICFLQSQVSLNSVNLPADTQEPTR; this comes from the coding sequence ATGGATGCTAGACTGCAAAAAATCCTATCCGAGTGGGGTATTGCCTCACGCCGTCAGGCTGAAAAAATGATTCAAGAGGGACGGGTCCAACTGAATGGCGAAATTGCCCGCCTCGGGCAGAAAGCCGACCCTGAACGCGATCGCATCCAAGTCGATGGTATCCCCGTCAACCCTGGCGATCGTCCTAGTCCCCTTTACTTGCTGTTAAACAAACCCACCGGAGTTGTGTCCACCTGCGCCGATCCCCAAGGTCGGACCACGGTGCTTGACCTCCTGCCTGCTGATTTACGGCAGCAGAACGGCATCCATCCCGTGGGACGCTTGGATTTTGACTCTACCGGAGCATTACTGCTCACCAATGACGGAGAACTCACCTTCCAACTCACCCATCCTCGCCATAGCATTCCCAAAACCTACCAGGTGACCGTTGCCGGAGAACCCCAGGAATCAACCTTGGAAGCATGGCGTCGCGGTGTCATCCTCGATGGCAAAAAAACCCGACCGGCTGAGGTTCGCATCCTCGATCGCCTGGGTCCCTCCCAAACCCTGCTCGAAGTGATTCTCTGGGAAGGCAGAAATCGCCAAATTCGCCGGGTTGCTGAGTTGTTAGGATACCCGGTCATTCACTTACACCGCACGGCGATCGGCTCAATTCATCTCAACCCCCCCGGGGAAGCTCCTTTACCCCAAGGCTACTACCGCCCCTTGAACCCCTCTGAGATATGTTTCTTACAAAGTCAAGTCTCCCTAAACTCCGTAAATTTGCCAGCAGATACTCAGGAACCGACCCGATGA
- a CDS encoding phosphatidate cytidylyltransferase, whose translation MPLSRILSTIVALILALGTTFLGGWYFTVGFSILVYLAHWEYLELVRAKGIYPAAKTSLFLSLALVVLSTQNSQLTDALLPIAGTCICFYLLFKPKMATIADLAASILGLFYIGYLPSFWLRLRTLGSEVASNLPLGGYWPQTWPNFSDLPTGLSVTLLSFICISMADSAAYVGGKWLGRTHFSDISPKKTVEGAVFGILGSVILATLGAKYLNWPFWAGTGVAFGLLLGIASLMGDLIESLMKRDAGVKDSGKLIPGHGGILDRVDSYIFTAPFVYYFITLLLPLLSQWVQLSATVSGSS comes from the coding sequence ATGCCTTTGTCTCGAATTCTCAGTACCATTGTTGCTCTAATCCTAGCGCTAGGTACGACCTTCCTAGGAGGTTGGTACTTTACGGTCGGTTTCTCCATTCTGGTCTATCTTGCTCATTGGGAATACTTGGAACTTGTCCGGGCTAAAGGGATTTACCCGGCAGCAAAAACGAGTTTATTTCTAAGTCTGGCTTTGGTCGTGCTTTCAACCCAAAATTCCCAGTTGACTGATGCCCTTTTGCCGATCGCCGGAACCTGTATTTGTTTCTATCTCCTGTTTAAGCCGAAAATGGCAACGATCGCCGATTTAGCGGCCTCCATTCTCGGTCTATTTTATATCGGTTATTTACCCAGTTTTTGGCTGCGCTTACGCACTTTAGGGTCGGAGGTGGCCAGTAATCTCCCCTTGGGTGGCTATTGGCCCCAAACCTGGCCTAATTTTTCGGACCTACCCACAGGGTTGAGTGTGACCTTGCTTTCGTTTATTTGTATTTCTATGGCCGATTCTGCCGCTTATGTCGGTGGCAAATGGTTGGGACGGACTCATTTTTCCGATATCAGTCCGAAAAAGACTGTGGAAGGGGCAGTATTTGGAATCCTGGGCAGTGTCATTTTGGCAACCCTCGGGGCCAAGTATCTCAATTGGCCCTTCTGGGCGGGGACTGGGGTGGCATTCGGGTTACTACTCGGGATTGCCAGCTTGATGGGAGATTTAATCGAATCCCTGATGAAGCGCGATGCAGGAGTGAAAGATTCGGGTAAGCTGATTCCCGGGCATGGGGGAATCCTAGACCGGGTGGATAGTTATATTTTTACCGCTCCTTTTGTTTATTACTTTATTACCCTCTTGTTGCCATTGCTCTCGCAATGGGTCCAGTTGTCTGCCACCGTAAGCGGGTCTTCCTGA
- the malQ gene encoding 4-alpha-glucanotransferase produces MPFPRSSGILLHPTSFPSRFGIGDLGEAAYRFVDFLAESYQLYWQILPLGPTGFGNSPYLSYSAMAGNPMLISPDRLRDDQLLADWDFNHLPEFPADWVDFDQAIAIKMPLLQQACQTFKAQASAEQKQQFQEFCHEKAYWLDDYALFMAIKGAMDGKSWYQWEPDIAKRQPEALDKWGRQLTAEIFFQKFLQYQFFRQWSDLKRYANERNIQIIGDIPIYVAHDSADVWANPNIFCLDVKTGEPAGMAGVPPDYFSATGQLWGNPVYLWKRLEKQDFDWWVKRFQSMLSYVDIIRIDHFRGLESFWSVRQGETTAMNGKWIAASGSALLKTVKEQLGSLPIIAEDLGVITPEVEALRDEFEFPGMKILHFAFGSGPGNPYLPLNYYSRNCVVYTGTHDNDTTVGWFEKLSDHERWCLLAYLGPVSEEGIHWQLIRVALSSVANQALIPLQDLLGLGSDARMNTPGLAEGNWGWRYRGEVLTWDLRDRLKLLTETYGRRCY; encoded by the coding sequence ATGCCCTTCCCCAGATCTAGCGGTATTCTACTCCACCCCACCTCGTTTCCCAGTCGGTTTGGTATCGGTGACCTTGGCGAAGCGGCTTATCGCTTCGTGGACTTTTTAGCAGAGAGTTACCAACTTTACTGGCAGATTTTGCCGCTAGGACCTACGGGATTTGGCAATTCTCCCTATTTGTCCTATTCCGCAATGGCAGGAAACCCGATGTTGATCAGTCCCGATCGCCTGCGGGATGACCAACTGCTGGCGGACTGGGACTTTAATCACCTGCCCGAGTTTCCAGCCGATTGGGTCGATTTTGACCAGGCGATCGCCATCAAAATGCCCCTGTTACAACAAGCCTGCCAAACCTTCAAAGCCCAGGCTTCTGCCGAGCAAAAACAGCAATTTCAAGAATTTTGCCATGAAAAAGCCTATTGGCTTGACGATTATGCCTTATTCATGGCAATTAAAGGCGCAATGGATGGCAAAAGCTGGTATCAGTGGGAACCCGACATTGCCAAGCGGCAACCAGAAGCCCTGGACAAATGGGGGCGACAGTTAACCGCAGAAATCTTTTTCCAAAAATTCCTGCAATATCAATTTTTCCGGCAATGGTCCGACCTCAAACGCTACGCCAACGAACGAAACATCCAAATTATCGGCGATATTCCCATCTATGTCGCCCACGATAGCGCCGATGTCTGGGCCAATCCCAACATCTTTTGTCTGGATGTCAAAACCGGAGAACCGGCAGGAATGGCCGGAGTCCCGCCCGATTATTTCAGCGCCACGGGGCAATTGTGGGGTAACCCGGTTTACCTGTGGAAGCGATTGGAAAAACAGGATTTTGATTGGTGGGTCAAGCGCTTCCAATCCATGTTGAGTTATGTGGATATCATTCGCATCGACCATTTCCGGGGCCTAGAGTCCTTCTGGTCTGTGCGCCAAGGGGAAACCACCGCCATGAATGGAAAGTGGATTGCTGCATCGGGTTCGGCTTTGCTGAAAACGGTGAAAGAACAGTTAGGCAGTCTGCCGATTATTGCCGAAGATTTAGGGGTGATTACTCCGGAAGTGGAAGCCCTGCGAGACGAGTTCGAGTTTCCGGGGATGAAGATTTTACACTTTGCCTTTGGATCCGGACCCGGGAATCCCTATTTGCCGCTTAACTATTACTCGCGCAACTGTGTGGTTTATACCGGGACTCACGATAATGATACGACGGTGGGATGGTTTGAAAAACTGTCGGACCATGAACGGTGGTGTCTGTTAGCCTATTTGGGACCCGTTTCTGAGGAAGGGATTCACTGGCAACTGATTCGAGTGGCATTGTCTTCCGTGGCGAATCAAGCCCTGATTCCCTTGCAAGATTTGTTGGGACTTGGCAGCGATGCGCGGATGAATACGCCCGGATTGGCAGAAGGGAATTGGGGATGGCGTTATCGCGGGGAAGTGCTGACTTGGGACCTGCGCGATCGCCTGAAACTGCTCACGGAAACCTATGGTCGCCGGTGCTACTAA
- a CDS encoding aminotransferase class I/II-fold pyridoxal phosphate-dependent enzyme, whose amino-acid sequence MLQDHRQAPLLETLARCAKKPDAPFYAPGHKRGRGIPQSLSNLLGTSVFLADLPELPDLDNLFAPTGAIASAQELAADAFGASQTWFLVNGSTAGIIAAILATVRPDEKIILPRNVHQSVISGLILSGALPVFIAPEFDPIWGLALSITPASVAEALAAHPDAKAVMMVYPTYQGVCGDIQAIAQVTHQFGIPLLVDEAHGPHFAFHPDLPTPALVAGADLSVQSIHKVLGAMTQASMLHIQGDRIDVNRLSQSLQLMQSTSPSYLLLASLDAARQQMALQGQELMTQTLALSSRAREEIAQIPGLSVLMPPEARSPGFVAGDRTRVTVGVWEWGLSGYEVDEMLQEQFGVTCELPSPDHLTFIISLGNTSADIDQLVQGFLTLSQDNCHKQRSRSLPQMPPPPALSLCPRDAFFALVEAIPVIEAIGRVSAELVCPYPPGIPILMPSEAITLEAVAYLQQVLAQGGILTGCSDPTLTTLKVVRTG is encoded by the coding sequence ATGTTACAAGACCACCGTCAAGCCCCTTTATTAGAAACTCTCGCCCGCTGTGCCAAAAAACCGGATGCGCCATTCTATGCACCGGGCCACAAACGGGGGCGAGGAATTCCCCAATCTCTGAGTAATCTGTTAGGAACTTCGGTGTTTTTAGCTGATTTACCAGAATTGCCGGACCTAGATAATTTATTCGCACCAACCGGGGCGATCGCATCGGCACAAGAACTCGCTGCCGATGCTTTTGGTGCATCCCAAACCTGGTTTTTAGTCAATGGTTCCACCGCAGGAATTATTGCAGCAATCCTGGCAACGGTTCGCCCAGACGAGAAAATTATTCTGCCTAGAAATGTCCATCAATCTGTAATCTCTGGATTAATTTTATCCGGGGCATTGCCGGTTTTTATCGCCCCCGAATTTGATCCAATCTGGGGTTTAGCCCTGAGTATCACGCCAGCATCCGTTGCCGAGGCATTAGCGGCCCATCCGGATGCCAAAGCGGTGATGATGGTTTATCCCACCTATCAGGGGGTATGCGGGGATATTCAGGCGATCGCCCAGGTAACTCACCAATTCGGCATTCCCCTGTTAGTGGATGAAGCGCATGGGCCGCATTTTGCGTTTCATCCCGATTTGCCGACTCCGGCCCTGGTTGCCGGGGCGGACCTATCCGTGCAATCAATTCACAAAGTCCTCGGGGCCATGACTCAGGCATCGATGCTGCATATCCAAGGCGATCGCATTGATGTCAATCGATTGAGTCAAAGTTTGCAGTTGATGCAATCCACCAGTCCCAGTTATTTACTCCTGGCGTCCTTAGATGCGGCAAGGCAACAAATGGCACTACAGGGTCAAGAGTTGATGACCCAAACCCTGGCCCTAAGCAGTCGCGCCCGGGAGGAGATTGCCCAAATCCCTGGATTATCGGTGTTAATGCCACCTGAAGCGAGAAGTCCGGGATTTGTGGCAGGCGATCGCACCCGTGTGACGGTGGGGGTTTGGGAGTGGGGACTGAGTGGGTATGAAGTCGATGAAATGCTTCAGGAACAGTTCGGGGTCACCTGTGAGTTACCGTCCCCGGACCATTTAACCTTTATTATCAGCTTGGGGAACACCTCGGCAGATATTGACCAACTCGTCCAAGGGTTTTTGACCCTCTCCCAGGATAATTGCCACAAGCAGCGATCTCGTTCCCTTCCCCAGATGCCTCCCCCTCCCGCCCTATCCCTATGCCCGAGGGATGCGTTTTTCGCTCTTGTGGAAGCAATCCCCGTTATAGAGGCGATCGGGAGGGTCAGTGCTGAGTTAGTATGTCCATATCCCCCGGGAATCCCAATTTTGATGCCCTCAGAGGCGATTACCTTAGAGGCAGTCGCCTATTTGCAACAAGTGCTCGCCCAGGGAGGTATCCTAACCGGATGTAGCGATCCGACTTTAACTACCCTCAAAGTGGTTAGAACTGGATAA
- a CDS encoding LmeA family phospholipid-binding protein, protein MREKESIKLTSVSSDRLELSPLEEDLPLTPPIPPSQSRIGWVLSHAVQLWLRSQVESVRELEVQINGGDRQILQGVIPQVSLCGSGAIYQGLHLSTLEVQGTGIQVNLRDILRGKSLRLQDPVPVVVRLHLKESDLNASMRSPLIADAFTPLFFPQFAAALSWCSEPTLTWEGAAILSSEETLTLRGRFHTPAQGAQPFLLQTGLQLGTPSELHFLNPKIQILSDSAVIPLETVILPLGSDVAISELSFNESGLICQGQLTVLP, encoded by the coding sequence ATGCGCGAAAAAGAAAGTATAAAATTAACTTCTGTGTCAAGCGATCGCCTAGAATTATCCCCACTCGAAGAGGATTTACCCCTGACTCCACCCATCCCCCCCTCTCAGTCTCGCATCGGTTGGGTGCTCTCCCATGCGGTGCAATTGTGGTTGCGATCGCAGGTGGAATCGGTCAGAGAACTAGAGGTGCAGATTAACGGAGGCGATCGGCAAATCCTCCAAGGGGTGATTCCCCAGGTTTCTCTGTGCGGGTCCGGTGCCATCTATCAAGGTCTGCATCTGAGTACCCTGGAGGTTCAGGGAACCGGCATTCAGGTCAATCTCCGGGACATTCTGCGCGGGAAATCCTTGCGCCTTCAGGACCCGGTTCCGGTGGTGGTTCGCTTACATCTGAAAGAATCGGACCTCAATGCCTCCATGCGATCGCCCTTGATTGCCGATGCCTTCACTCCCTTATTCTTCCCCCAATTCGCCGCAGCCCTCTCCTGGTGTTCAGAACCGACCCTCACCTGGGAGGGCGCTGCCATCCTTTCCTCGGAGGAAACCCTCACCCTGCGCGGGCGCTTCCACACCCCCGCCCAAGGGGCCCAACCCTTTCTCCTCCAAACAGGGTTACAACTGGGCACCCCCTCAGAATTGCACTTTCTCAATCCAAAGATTCAAATTCTTTCAGACTCTGCGGTAATCCCATTAGAAACCGTTATCCTACCCCTCGGGTCCGATGTGGCTATTTCCGAGCTCTCGTTTAACGAAAGCGGGCTAATCTGTCAGGGACAACTGACCGTTCTGCCTTAA
- the cbiT gene encoding precorrin-6Y C5,15-methyltransferase subunit CbiT, with protein MKSGIWPYITPGIADELFERLPGIPMSKRETRLLLLSHLRLQSESVLWDIGAGTGTIPVEAGLLCPNGRILAVERDEEVAALIRANCDRFGVENVEVIEGSAPECLSQLPHAPNRVCIEGGRPIKTILEKVWSYLLPEGRVVATAASLENLYAISESFAELQVRNVEVVQSSFNRLEGRGTHQSFVAVDPIFILSGEKLD; from the coding sequence ATGAAATCTGGAATTTGGCCTTATATTACCCCGGGTATTGCGGATGAGTTATTTGAGCGGTTGCCGGGAATTCCCATGAGCAAACGGGAAACGAGGTTGCTCTTACTCTCCCACCTGCGACTGCAATCCGAATCGGTCTTATGGGATATTGGGGCTGGAACAGGAACCATCCCTGTAGAAGCGGGATTACTCTGTCCGAACGGGCGGATTTTAGCCGTAGAACGGGATGAGGAAGTGGCCGCCTTAATTCGGGCCAACTGCGATCGCTTCGGCGTTGAAAATGTAGAAGTCATCGAAGGCAGTGCACCGGAATGTCTCTCCCAGCTACCCCATGCCCCGAATCGCGTCTGTATTGAAGGAGGCCGTCCCATTAAAACCATCTTAGAAAAAGTCTGGTCCTACTTACTCCCAGAAGGACGAGTCGTGGCCACTGCCGCAAGTTTGGAAAATTTGTATGCCATCTCCGAAAGCTTTGCTGAGTTACAAGTCCGCAATGTGGAGGTGGTCCAGTCCTCCTTCAACCGCTTAGAAGGAAGGGGAACTCATCAAAGTTTTGTGGCAGTTGACCCGATCTTTATCCTGAGTGGAGAAAAGCTTGATTAA
- a CDS encoding tetratricopeptide repeat protein → MKIITGVKPGGNPYRIAPIRLHRNRAYFGLFFWILGLTFSGFNASSALGQLENSAPPLLPPNPLEVLIPDPLVPNPPKKNQSLTPEQLRELELALNILDAEASAELAAGNKPAAFTIWYRELRLWRYFGPLPEVRALTRVGTTAWEQQEITALQAIDARLKVIHQEYCLSPQVCELPLLQALAMGFETVRSRDLALTVYQQLLTDARDRNDASAEESILTNMGRLYLEKLDYVNASTPYQGLLSFAVQRRDRPQELSYLEQLAFIYTQANDSQGAIATRQRLVTLYSNPQDIAKIPQLKLAIATDYERLGQLQTAIASYEEAYTFAWTQQQFYIASDALERLARLYTTLEQFDAALEVYEALLIVERRAYNLYGIMHTYDRMGQIYQRQNAYTQAIQAFQNGLEIAQQLKYQETYFTEQIDQLVRRSRPLF, encoded by the coding sequence ATGAAAATTATAACCGGAGTAAAACCTGGAGGAAATCCTTACCGAATCGCCCCAATTCGACTACACCGAAACCGGGCTTATTTTGGGTTGTTTTTTTGGATTTTAGGCTTGACTTTTTCCGGGTTTAATGCTTCAAGTGCCTTGGGACAACTGGAAAATTCTGCACCACCCCTGCTGCCTCCAAATCCGTTGGAAGTGTTGATCCCTGACCCGTTAGTGCCGAATCCCCCGAAGAAAAATCAATCCTTAACCCCAGAACAACTGCGGGAGTTAGAATTGGCTTTAAATATATTAGATGCAGAAGCATCAGCCGAGTTAGCGGCTGGAAATAAGCCCGCAGCGTTTACGATTTGGTATCGAGAATTGCGGTTATGGCGTTATTTTGGACCCTTGCCGGAGGTGCGCGCTTTAACTCGGGTGGGGACGACTGCCTGGGAACAACAAGAAATTACGGCACTGCAAGCGATTGATGCTAGACTCAAGGTCATTCATCAAGAGTATTGTCTGAGTCCTCAAGTTTGTGAATTGCCTCTGTTACAAGCATTAGCGATGGGATTTGAAACGGTGCGATCGCGGGATTTAGCCCTAACGGTTTATCAGCAATTACTCACCGATGCGCGAGATCGCAACGATGCCTCCGCAGAAGAATCCATCCTCACCAATATGGGTCGCCTCTATTTGGAAAAACTCGATTATGTCAATGCGTCAACACCTTATCAAGGATTACTCTCCTTTGCGGTACAACGACGCGATCGCCCCCAAGAATTGTCCTATCTCGAACAACTGGCTTTTATCTACACCCAGGCAAATGATTCCCAAGGGGCGATCGCCACGCGGCAGCGACTGGTCACCCTTTATAGTAACCCCCAAGATATTGCCAAAATCCCTCAACTCAAACTGGCGATCGCCACAGATTATGAACGTCTAGGGCAACTGCAAACGGCGATCGCCTCCTACGAAGAAGCCTATACCTTCGCCTGGACTCAACAACAATTTTACATCGCCAGTGATGCCCTAGAACGCCTCGCCCGCCTTTATACCACCCTAGAACAATTCGATGCCGCCTTAGAAGTTTATGAAGCTTTATTAATCGTTGAGCGTCGCGCCTACAACTTATATGGGATAATGCATACTTATGATCGCATGGGTCAAATTTATCAGAGACAAAATGCCTATACCCAGGCTATCCAAGCCTTTCAAAATGGTTTGGAGATAGCCCAACAACTCAAATACCAAGAGACATATTTCACTGAACAAATAGACCAACTGGTTCGCCGATCGCGTCCATTATTCTAA
- a CDS encoding tetratricopeptide repeat protein, whose amino-acid sequence MTGQEAQDNFNSSIHSAQKNEEEGLIVIQMNNPKAWYDRAGSLYQLGRYEEALESYEKAIDLDTHYADAWNNRGMTLKCLGRHEEAVTSYEKAIALQADYYQGWNNLGNALVELGRYEEAVASYQRAIAISPEYCQGWHNQGEALAALERYEEAVACYDRVLVLKPTWRETKRLRRTAMAKLQERPPSPKPAMPEPVEIPVAQQEQEIVPKSVPSQPVVPLDHPKLAACDRMVERYPDDPEAWVDRGSALAELGCYEEAVTSYDHALSLDPDNWQGWKDRGVALKQLGRSQEALTSYERALELQPPAPTITPEPAQASVEVSSPDRVTQSPVEAPLPEIVPNPTPVRRSSSPVGGVIRWMRRWIVRLWRRLIG is encoded by the coding sequence ATGACAGGCCAAGAAGCACAAGATAATTTTAATTCTTCTATTCATTCAGCACAGAAGAATGAGGAAGAGGGTCTGATTGTCATCCAGATGAATAATCCGAAAGCCTGGTACGATCGCGCCGGTTCTCTTTATCAGTTAGGACGCTATGAAGAGGCGCTAGAGAGCTATGAGAAGGCGATCGACCTTGATACTCACTATGCCGATGCCTGGAATAATCGGGGGATGACCCTGAAGTGTTTGGGACGTCATGAAGAGGCGGTGACGAGTTATGAGAAGGCGATCGCCCTCCAGGCTGATTATTACCAAGGGTGGAATAACCTCGGGAATGCTTTGGTGGAGTTAGGACGCTATGAGGAGGCGGTAGCCAGTTACCAACGGGCGATCGCGATTTCTCCGGAGTATTGTCAAGGGTGGCATAACCAAGGGGAAGCGTTAGCGGCGTTAGAACGCTATGAAGAAGCAGTTGCCTGTTACGATCGCGTCTTAGTCCTCAAACCTACCTGGCGGGAAACGAAACGGTTGCGACGAACGGCGATGGCGAAGTTGCAAGAGAGGCCCCCTAGTCCCAAACCGGCGATGCCAGAACCAGTGGAAATCCCGGTTGCTCAGCAAGAGCAGGAAATTGTACCCAAATCAGTCCCGAGTCAGCCGGTGGTTCCCCTGGACCATCCCAAACTAGCCGCCTGCGATCGGATGGTGGAACGCTATCCTGATGATCCCGAAGCTTGGGTGGATCGGGGCAGTGCTTTAGCGGAATTAGGATGCTATGAGGAAGCGGTTACCAGCTATGATCACGCCCTTTCCCTGGATCCGGATAATTGGCAGGGGTGGAAAGATCGGGGAGTCGCCCTGAAACAGTTAGGTCGATCGCAAGAAGCCCTCACCAGTTATGAGCGGGCGTTAGAATTGCAACCTCCGGCCCCTACCATCACGCCAGAACCTGCACAGGCATCTGTGGAGGTTTCTTCTCCAGATAGGGTTACGCAGTCTCCGGTGGAGGCTCCCTTGCCCGAGATAGTCCCAAACCCCACCCCAGTGCGGCGATCGTCGAGTCCAGTGGGGGGTGTGATCCGTTGGATGCGGCGATGGATTGTCCGGCTATGGCGACGCTTGATCGGATAG
- a CDS encoding esterase-like activity of phytase family protein — translation MNCLDFQGLEAIVNWRKFQIFPWVTALALVLSTILTACALPQVNAQERIFLGLSVEFLDEYELPKRPFQDTPVGGLSGITYDRQRDRFYVISDDRGHYAPARFYTLKLNLDSNSSDSPKIASVDIESVTFLKGEDGNPYPIGEIDAEGIAFASPNSVYIASEGIARKGLAPFIHEIDLETGQFVRDITLPKRYIPDTAENQTQGIQDNLGLESLTLNPRGFGDATVDPYRLFTATEAPLVQDLDELDAELPPKNRLLHYLISDGPPVLISENLYTLDESIRWSLYKGLPELLALEQGGHLLSLERNFGFLGFGAKLFEIQTGSATDTSRIASLKGELKKVEPIKKRLLLNLQDLGIELDNLEGMTLGPRFSDGSQSLILISDDNFNPDQVNQILLFRLKL, via the coding sequence TTGAACTGTTTAGATTTTCAAGGGTTGGAGGCGATCGTGAACTGGCGCAAATTTCAAATTTTCCCCTGGGTGACAGCATTGGCACTGGTGCTATCGACGATATTAACCGCCTGTGCCTTGCCCCAAGTCAATGCACAAGAGCGCATATTTCTGGGGTTGTCCGTAGAATTTTTAGACGAGTATGAACTGCCGAAACGTCCATTTCAGGATACCCCCGTTGGTGGATTATCCGGCATCACCTACGATCGCCAACGCGATCGCTTCTACGTCATCTCCGACGATCGCGGACATTATGCCCCCGCCCGCTTCTATACCCTTAAACTGAATTTGGATTCTAACAGTTCCGATTCACCTAAAATCGCCAGCGTTGACATCGAATCCGTCACCTTTCTCAAAGGAGAAGACGGCAACCCTTATCCCATTGGTGAAATTGATGCAGAAGGCATCGCCTTTGCCTCCCCCAACAGTGTTTATATTGCCAGCGAAGGGATTGCGCGCAAAGGGTTGGCACCCTTTATCCACGAAATCGACCTAGAAACCGGCCAATTTGTCCGGGATATCACCCTTCCCAAACGCTACATCCCCGATACTGCTGAGAATCAAACCCAAGGTATCCAAGATAATTTAGGTTTAGAGTCCCTCACCCTCAATCCCCGAGGATTTGGGGATGCCACCGTCGATCCCTATCGCCTGTTTACCGCCACAGAAGCACCCCTCGTACAAGATTTAGATGAACTCGATGCCGAACTCCCCCCTAAAAACCGTTTACTTCATTATCTAATCTCCGATGGACCCCCAGTCTTAATTTCTGAAAATCTTTACACCCTGGATGAGAGTATTCGCTGGAGTCTTTACAAAGGATTACCGGAATTATTAGCCTTAGAACAGGGAGGGCATTTGCTCAGTTTAGAGCGCAATTTTGGGTTTCTCGGTTTCGGGGCAAAACTGTTTGAAATTCAAACCGGCAGCGCTACCGATACTTCCAGAATTGCCAGTTTAAAAGGGGAATTGAAGAAGGTTGAACCCATTAAGAAGCGGTTGCTTTTAAACTTACAAGATTTAGGAATTGAGTTAGACAATCTCGAAGGGATGACCCTTGGACCCCGTTTCTCAGACGGCAGTCAAAGTTTAATCCTGATCAGTGATGATAATTTTAATCCGGACCAAGTGAATCAGATTTTATTATTCCGGTTAAAACTCTAG